One stretch of Legionella taurinensis DNA includes these proteins:
- a CDS encoding amino acid--tRNA ligase-related protein, whose protein sequence is MCVIAWLSSHRFFHEQGYFWIHTPIITASDCEGAGEMFRVSTLDLLNLPKTAQGGWIFPRISLVEKPSSQSLGS, encoded by the coding sequence GTGTGCGTCATTGCCTGGCTCAGCAGTCACCGCTTTTTCCATGAGCAAGGGTATTTCTGGATTCACACACCGATTATCACCGCCAGCGATTGCGAAGGCGCAGGCGAAATGTTCAGGGTCAGCACGCTTGATCTGCTCAATCTGCCAAAAACGGCACAGGGAGGGTGGATTTTTCCAAGGATTTCTTTGGTCGAGAAACCTTCCTCACAGTCTCTGGGCAGTTGA
- a CDS encoding OB-fold nucleic acid binding domain-containing protein, whose amino-acid sequence MTEVYTIKQCLDGEVPVDARVTVRGWVKTRRDSKAGLSFVALHDGSCFAPIQLVISEQLPNYQDDVLKLTAGCAISATGQLIASQGKGQQFEIQTEASKSPLG is encoded by the coding sequence ATGACAGAAGTTTATACAATTAAACAGTGTTTGGACGGCGAGGTTCCGGTTGACGCCCGCGTCACTGTGAGAGGCTGGGTAAAAACCCGCCGTGACTCGAAGGCCGGCCTTTCTTTCGTGGCCTTGCATGACGGTTCCTGTTTTGCACCCATTCAGTTGGTTATCAGCGAACAACTGCCCAATTACCAGGATGACGTGCTTAAACTCACCGCAGGCTGTGCCATTTCGGCAACCGGTCAATTGATTGCCTCGCAGGGAAAAGGGCAACAGTTTGAAATTCAGACTGAAGCCTCGAAGTCGCCGTTGGGTTGA